One genomic region from Rubinisphaera margarita encodes:
- a CDS encoding enolase C-terminal domain-like protein → MTNSRDARIVRADVTFDPVPFRAPLKFGGRTVTQTDLINVEVELEGRDGRRAIGHGSMPLGNVWAWPSQVTEPPAAETAMKQLALKTAVAAVQLKEFGHPIDLMLALIEQYGEIAAGVIAELEMPESIPVLAQLVANSPLDAAVHDGYGRLHGQSSFNVLSSEYMNHDLSHYLGDDFKGEYLDQYTSREPKTTLPLYHLVGAVDPLKDADISQRINDGLPETLSEWILADGLTHLKIKLNGDDLDWDIERVVEIDSISEVAQKERGCDKWFYSLDFNEKCKNVEYVLGFLKGIQEKSPGAFERVQYIEQPTHRDLKKFPDNRMHQAAAIKPVVIDESLINQDSLHDAEQLGYTGVAFKACKGQTETLLLSAAAQKKNMFLCVQDLTCPGFSFLHSASLAARIPGVAAIEGNGRQYCPAPNAEWADDYPGMFNVTEGTVQTGELNGQGLGFQKQ, encoded by the coding sequence ATGACCAACTCCCGTGATGCCCGCATCGTCCGCGCCGACGTGACGTTTGACCCGGTCCCTTTCCGCGCGCCGCTGAAGTTCGGCGGACGGACCGTCACCCAGACCGATCTGATCAACGTCGAAGTCGAACTCGAAGGACGCGATGGTCGCCGTGCGATCGGCCACGGCAGCATGCCGCTTGGCAACGTGTGGGCCTGGCCGTCTCAAGTGACTGAACCGCCAGCCGCCGAAACGGCGATGAAGCAACTCGCCCTCAAGACGGCGGTCGCTGCGGTGCAGTTGAAGGAGTTTGGTCATCCCATCGACCTGATGCTGGCACTCATCGAACAGTACGGAGAGATCGCCGCGGGTGTGATCGCCGAACTCGAAATGCCGGAATCAATTCCGGTTCTCGCTCAGCTCGTCGCCAACAGCCCCCTCGATGCCGCCGTGCACGATGGGTACGGGCGTCTGCACGGGCAGAGTTCGTTCAACGTGCTTTCGTCTGAATATATGAACCATGATCTGTCGCATTACCTCGGCGACGACTTCAAAGGCGAGTATCTGGATCAATACACCTCGCGAGAACCAAAGACGACACTGCCGCTGTATCATCTCGTCGGGGCGGTCGATCCGTTGAAAGACGCCGACATTTCACAGCGAATCAACGATGGACTGCCGGAAACGCTCTCGGAGTGGATCCTGGCCGACGGACTGACCCATCTGAAGATCAAACTGAACGGCGACGATCTGGACTGGGACATCGAACGGGTCGTCGAAATCGATTCCATCTCGGAAGTTGCTCAAAAGGAACGGGGCTGCGACAAGTGGTTTTACTCGCTCGACTTCAACGAGAAATGCAAGAACGTCGAATACGTGCTCGGCTTCCTGAAAGGGATTCAGGAGAAGTCGCCGGGTGCCTTTGAGCGGGTGCAGTACATCGAGCAGCCGACGCATCGGGATCTGAAGAAGTTCCCGGATAACCGGATGCATCAGGCGGCTGCCATCAAGCCGGTCGTGATCGACGAGTCGTTGATCAATCAAGACTCGCTGCACGACGCCGAACAACTCGGCTACACCGGCGTCGCGTTCAAGGCGTGTAAGGGACAGACCGAAACACTGCTGCTTTCAGCGGCTGCCCAGAAGAAGAACATGTTTCTCTGTGTTCAGGATTTGACCTGTCCCGGCTTCAGCTTCCTGCACTCGGCTTCCCTGGCCGCCCGCATCCCGGGTGTGGCCGCGATC
- a CDS encoding S41 family peptidase — protein sequence MTVVLCHVLEVTGSPESELDKDGVRQAVYEGAEFERSRKWSDAIVHYRDALELWPDNEELKYGLRRARFHMQIDRRYADPSYGKSLLRLSDRQSLELLDEVLMKIHSHYVDSLSSTYFLAHGTESVYLALNNEAFLEKHHVYDVTNHQLKAARRMLFDEYWNKPISGPDEGRKLVLEVAERLESQLGISRVPIILEYVFGGCNALDDYSSYLTPGKLTDLYSNIEGEFVGLGIEMKSEAGKGIHLIDVLPDSPALAGGLEPECFITHVDGVDVLDKPTDEAASLITGKSGSRVQLRWIDPRGQDRTGTFVRREVKVKSVPIAKIIDEANGVGYLRLAGFQRTTAQEFDEALTQLSRQGMKSLIWDVRGNPGGLLTAAVEVLDRLIDNGVLVSTKGRTSDQNWTYSAHSAGTWNVPLVLLIDENSASASEIVAGAVRDHQRGTLVGRKSYGKWSVQSIFPVSQSCGLRLTTAKFYSPNGLNHTKIGVEPDVLVPRDASEHLRVTEKSLDTDPDILKAVELLQDTQLTRTP from the coding sequence ATGACTGTTGTTCTCTGTCACGTGCTCGAAGTCACCGGCTCCCCGGAGTCGGAACTCGATAAGGATGGAGTTCGGCAGGCAGTCTACGAAGGTGCGGAATTCGAGCGGTCGCGAAAATGGTCTGATGCAATTGTCCATTATCGCGATGCTCTCGAACTCTGGCCGGACAATGAAGAGCTCAAATACGGTCTGCGGCGGGCTCGATTCCATATGCAGATCGATCGGCGTTATGCCGATCCGAGCTATGGCAAATCGCTGTTGCGTCTTTCCGACCGGCAGTCGCTGGAACTGCTCGACGAAGTGCTGATGAAGATTCACAGCCACTATGTCGATTCCCTTTCCTCGACTTACTTTCTGGCTCACGGCACGGAAAGCGTCTATCTGGCGCTCAACAATGAGGCCTTCCTCGAGAAGCATCACGTCTACGATGTGACCAATCATCAGCTGAAAGCCGCCCGTCGAATGCTCTTCGACGAGTACTGGAACAAGCCGATCAGCGGTCCCGATGAAGGACGCAAGCTTGTTCTTGAAGTCGCCGAACGGTTGGAAAGCCAACTGGGAATCAGCCGCGTGCCGATCATCCTGGAGTACGTCTTCGGTGGCTGTAACGCCCTCGACGACTACAGCAGCTACCTCACGCCGGGCAAACTGACGGATCTCTACAGCAACATTGAAGGCGAATTCGTCGGACTCGGCATCGAAATGAAGTCGGAAGCCGGCAAGGGGATTCATCTGATCGATGTGCTGCCGGACAGCCCTGCTCTGGCCGGAGGACTGGAACCAGAATGCTTCATTACGCATGTCGATGGTGTGGATGTGCTCGACAAGCCAACCGATGAGGCCGCGTCTCTGATCACCGGAAAGTCGGGCAGCCGCGTTCAACTGCGATGGATTGATCCTCGCGGACAGGACCGGACCGGCACTTTTGTTCGACGCGAAGTGAAAGTAAAGAGTGTTCCGATCGCGAAGATCATCGACGAAGCCAACGGTGTTGGTTACCTCCGCCTGGCAGGTTTCCAGCGGACGACCGCACAGGAATTCGACGAAGCGTTGACGCAACTCAGCCGTCAGGGAATGAAATCGCTGATCTGGGACGTCCGGGGCAACCCGGGTGGACTGCTCACCGCAGCTGTCGAAGTTCTCGATCGCCTGATCGACAACGGCGTCCTCGTCTCGACCAAGGGACGTACGTCGGATCAGAACTGGACCTACTCAGCTCACTCGGCGGGAACCTGGAACGTTCCTCTGGTGTTGCTGATCGACGAAAACAGTGCCTCGGCCAGCGAGATTGTCGCCGGTGCTGTTCGGGATCATCAGCGTGGAACTCTTGTGGGACGCAAGTCCTACGGGAAATGGTCGGTGCAGAGCATCTTCCCGGTCAGCCAGTCGTGCGGACTGCGGCTCACAACCGCCAAGTTCTACTCGCCAAACGGCCTGAACCACACTAAGATCGGCGTCGAACCGGATGTGCTCGTCCCTCGGGATGCGAGCGAACATCTGCGAGTGACGGAAAAGTCGCTCGATACCGACCCGGATATCCTGAAGGCCGTCGAACTGTTGCAGGACACGCAGCTGACCCGCACTCCGTAA
- a CDS encoding DinB family protein gives MDLLDRLLGHDASTTRQFLDIASGLSRDQLEREFDCGHRTVRATLEHIVWNVECWLDLMQQRPVRDHIVRGPSIEDLLQRYETASGELFAFSRRIVDDGMLDSTYLDTLDEPPQPKTYGGTILHLATHGMHHRAQLRLMYRLLGLQNLPEGDALSWERLQL, from the coding sequence ATGGATCTGCTGGATCGTTTGCTGGGACACGACGCGTCGACAACGCGTCAGTTCCTCGATATCGCAAGCGGACTTTCCAGAGACCAGCTCGAACGAGAGTTCGATTGCGGACATCGCACCGTGCGGGCGACGCTCGAACATATCGTCTGGAACGTGGAATGCTGGCTCGATCTGATGCAGCAACGTCCGGTTCGTGATCACATCGTTCGCGGACCGTCGATCGAGGACCTGCTCCAACGTTATGAAACGGCTAGCGGAGAGTTGTTCGCATTCTCTCGTCGAATTGTCGACGACGGAATGCTCGATTCCACGTATCTCGACACGCTCGATGAACCGCCACAGCCAAAAACGTATGGCGGAACGATTCTGCATCTGGCCACTCATGGCATGCACCATCGAGCCCAGTTGCGGCTGATGTACCGCTTACTCGGCCTTCAGAACCTGCCTGAAGGGGATGCTCTGAGTTGGGAGCGGTTGCAGCTTTAG
- the cysS gene encoding cysteine--tRNA ligase: MAIRFYNSLNHQTEEFQPLEPGTVRMYSCGPTVYDFAHIGNFRSFLFADLIRRFLEVIGNDVIHVMNITDVGHMTDDQVADGGGEDKMEAAAKRLKEDKKSGRVPDGAIENPDDPYQVADFFTKAFLEDARKLGLKIAFEYPQRIPHATNNITEMQEMISQLIENGHAYVGTDGAVYYSVESFPKYGSLSGNTLEQLREGSGGRVQETDQAAKRHPADFLLWKPDQSHIMKWDSPWGTGYPGWHIECSVMARKLLGREVIDIHTGGEDLIFPHHECEIAQSCGASGKDYFARFWMHARFLMVEGEKMSKSKGNFYTVRDVLGGKVTGREVHPAVLRYELLRSHYGSNMNFTEKGLKDSATAVRKLNEFNKMLEAKTGGEAAEVDNSHPVLADFLNALSDNLNISGALGVLFPWMSGSHDNPQESLAVLRTINRILDVAPMEHAADLEEEGGGDDGFDVKALCKGIDDARASKDYAKADEIRNQLQDAGYEVRNSPEGTVATRQLA, translated from the coding sequence ATGGCGATCCGTTTTTACAACAGTCTCAATCACCAGACCGAGGAATTTCAGCCACTCGAGCCGGGAACGGTTCGCATGTATTCCTGCGGTCCGACCGTTTACGACTTCGCCCATATCGGGAATTTCCGCTCGTTCCTGTTTGCGGATTTGATCCGTCGCTTCCTCGAAGTGATCGGCAACGATGTCATTCATGTCATGAACATTACCGATGTCGGCCATATGACCGACGATCAGGTGGCCGATGGCGGTGGCGAAGACAAGATGGAAGCCGCGGCCAAGCGTCTGAAAGAAGACAAGAAGTCCGGCCGGGTCCCCGACGGAGCCATCGAAAATCCGGACGACCCCTATCAGGTCGCCGACTTCTTCACGAAAGCGTTCCTGGAAGATGCCCGGAAGCTCGGCCTGAAGATTGCCTTCGAGTATCCCCAGCGGATTCCGCACGCGACCAACAACATCACCGAGATGCAGGAGATGATCTCCCAGCTGATCGAAAACGGTCACGCCTACGTCGGCACCGACGGAGCCGTCTATTACAGCGTCGAATCGTTCCCGAAGTATGGTTCACTCAGCGGTAACACGCTGGAGCAACTTCGCGAAGGTTCGGGCGGACGGGTTCAGGAAACCGATCAGGCGGCCAAACGACACCCGGCCGACTTCCTGCTCTGGAAGCCGGATCAGAGTCACATTATGAAATGGGATTCTCCCTGGGGTACCGGTTATCCGGGCTGGCATATCGAATGTTCGGTCATGGCTCGCAAATTACTCGGCCGCGAAGTGATCGATATCCATACCGGGGGCGAAGACCTCATCTTCCCGCACCACGAATGCGAGATCGCCCAGAGCTGCGGAGCTTCCGGCAAAGACTACTTCGCCCGCTTCTGGATGCATGCCCGCTTCCTGATGGTCGAGGGGGAGAAGATGTCGAAAAGTAAAGGCAACTTCTACACCGTTCGCGACGTTCTCGGCGGCAAGGTCACCGGCCGCGAAGTTCACCCAGCGGTCCTGCGTTACGAGTTGCTCCGCTCGCACTACGGCAGCAATATGAACTTCACCGAGAAGGGACTCAAGGACTCGGCAACTGCTGTCCGGAAGCTGAACGAATTCAACAAGATGCTGGAGGCGAAGACCGGCGGGGAAGCAGCCGAAGTCGATAACAGCCATCCGGTGCTCGCTGATTTCCTGAATGCCCTTTCAGACAACCTGAATATCTCCGGCGCACTCGGCGTGCTGTTCCCCTGGATGTCCGGTTCGCATGACAATCCGCAGGAATCGCTGGCGGTCTTGAGAACCATCAACCGGATTCTGGACGTCGCTCCGATGGAACACGCCGCTGACCTCGAAGAGGAAGGCGGTGGAGACGACGGTTTCGACGTGAAAGCCCTCTGCAAAGGCATCGACGACGCCCGCGCCAGCAAGGACTATGCGAAAGCCGACGAGATCCGCAATCAACTCCAGGATGCCGGCTACGAAGTTCGCAACTCGCCGGAAGGAACCGTGGCCACGCGTCAGCTGGCGTAG
- a CDS encoding DUF1559 domain-containing protein: protein MNLSLRDRRGFTLIELLVVIAIIAILVALLLPAVQQAREAARRSSCKNNLKQIGLALHNYHDTHSAFPPLIVQPVNAQGSANHATACAASCWPGWGWQAFILPFVEQPALYDAAGIGEGSKPFDRQTEVRTVINTYMCPSDVGSPLDNGSMWNRFTNDGWEAAKSNYMAANDHDFTNRDNGDTSPSHNPSGMFWKHSKVQMRDITDGTSNTIMVGERRYERSGVNASAGVWAGTIAATHENDFGYDNCGTGHVNINGQVTGWDFVKGFSSQHQGGAQFVLADGSVRFISENIDHNRDQTANSTYEFLLNRQDGEVIGEF, encoded by the coding sequence ATGAATCTGTCGCTTCGTGATCGGCGTGGCTTTACGCTGATCGAACTTCTCGTTGTTATCGCTATCATCGCGATTCTGGTGGCGCTGCTCCTTCCGGCTGTTCAACAGGCCCGCGAAGCCGCTCGCCGCAGCAGCTGCAAGAACAATCTCAAGCAGATTGGCCTGGCTCTGCATAACTATCACGATACCCACAGCGCTTTCCCCCCGCTCATCGTTCAACCGGTGAACGCTCAGGGATCCGCCAACCATGCCACTGCATGTGCCGCAAGTTGCTGGCCCGGCTGGGGCTGGCAGGCCTTTATTCTGCCGTTCGTGGAACAGCCCGCTCTGTATGACGCCGCCGGCATCGGTGAAGGCAGCAAGCCCTTCGACCGACAGACGGAAGTCCGCACGGTGATCAACACCTATATGTGTCCTTCTGACGTCGGTTCGCCGCTGGATAATGGCTCGATGTGGAACCGCTTCACCAACGATGGCTGGGAAGCTGCCAAGTCGAACTACATGGCCGCCAACGATCACGATTTCACGAACCGTGACAATGGCGATACCAGCCCGTCGCACAATCCCTCCGGCATGTTCTGGAAGCACAGCAAGGTGCAGATGCGGGACATTACGGATGGAACCAGCAACACGATTATGGTCGGTGAACGTCGATACGAGCGTTCCGGCGTCAACGCTTCGGCTGGAGTCTGGGCCGGCACCATTGCCGCGACTCACGAAAACGATTTCGGTTACGACAACTGCGGCACTGGTCACGTGAATATCAACGGCCAGGTCACTGGCTGGGATTTCGTGAAGGGCTTCAGCAGTCAGCACCAGGGCGGAGCTCAGTTCGTTCTGGCTGATGGTTCGGTCCGCTTCATCTCGGAGAATATCGATCACAACCGGGATCAGACCGCGAACAGCACCTACGAGTTCCTGCTCAATCGGCAGGACGGCGAGGTGATCGGCGAGTTCTAA
- a CDS encoding NAD(P)/FAD-dependent oxidoreductase has translation MADQNIRKVIIIGSGPAAWSAAIYTSRANLEPLVFEGAFTEDNRVKGTLPLGQLALTTEVENFAGFPAGDLTGYFETAFDERKAEELKSTHHKKGVSGPELMELMRKQATNFGTEVITDDVVSCDLSQRPFTLKTLQGKEFQAHTIIIATGARANYLGLESEDRFKNLGVSACAVCDGALPRFRNKPLVVVGGGDSAMEEATFLTKFASTVYIVHRRDEFRASKIMVERALSNEKINVKWNTVIDEVLGDEKQGVTGVRIRSTVDESQTEELDVTGYFAAIGHTPNTDFLDGQVETHPNKYIKWTVPFRTNTSVEGVFAAGDVADDYYKQAISAAGSGCMAALDAERWLAAQGHH, from the coding sequence ATGGCTGATCAGAATATCCGCAAAGTCATCATCATCGGCTCCGGTCCGGCGGCCTGGTCGGCGGCAATTTACACCTCCCGCGCCAATCTCGAGCCGCTCGTCTTCGAGGGAGCCTTCACCGAAGACAACCGGGTCAAAGGGACACTTCCGCTCGGTCAGCTCGCTCTGACGACCGAAGTCGAGAACTTCGCAGGGTTTCCGGCTGGCGATCTGACCGGCTACTTTGAAACCGCCTTCGACGAACGCAAGGCCGAAGAACTCAAGTCGACCCACCACAAGAAGGGCGTCAGCGGTCCGGAACTGATGGAACTGATGCGGAAGCAGGCGACAAACTTCGGCACCGAAGTCATCACCGATGATGTTGTTTCCTGCGATCTGTCGCAGCGGCCTTTCACCTTGAAAACACTGCAGGGCAAGGAATTCCAGGCGCACACGATCATCATCGCCACCGGAGCCCGCGCGAATTATCTCGGTCTGGAGTCGGAAGACCGCTTCAAAAACCTGGGGGTTTCCGCCTGTGCTGTCTGTGACGGTGCCCTCCCGCGGTTCCGAAACAAGCCACTTGTCGTCGTCGGCGGCGGTGATTCGGCCATGGAGGAAGCGACCTTTCTCACGAAGTTCGCCTCAACGGTTTACATCGTGCACCGCCGTGATGAGTTCCGAGCCAGCAAGATCATGGTCGAACGGGCTCTGTCGAACGAGAAGATCAACGTCAAATGGAACACGGTGATCGATGAAGTTCTCGGCGATGAGAAGCAGGGCGTGACCGGGGTGCGGATTCGCAGCACGGTCGATGAGAGCCAGACCGAAGAGCTCGATGTGACCGGCTACTTCGCCGCGATCGGCCATACGCCGAACACCGATTTCCTCGACGGTCAGGTCGAAACGCATCCTAACAAATACATCAAATGGACCGTGCCGTTCCGCACGAACACCAGCGTTGAAGGCGTTTTCGCCGCCGGAGACGTGGCCGATGACTACTACAAACAGGCCATCAGCGCCGCCGGCAGCGGCTGTATGGCGGCTCTCGACGCCGAACGCTGGCTCGCCGCCCAGGGCCATCATTGA
- a CDS encoding M24 family metallopeptidase — MLTEEGCKKRRSLLWSQVPDHLEWLLIADPRHVQYLSNFMVQPLSFSLGERCLLLLERDGEKATLLGDNFSIRSASAQAFVDEEVVEGWYDHKHSVINRDHALFNAVKTVAERLLGKPGSVEAEWLPVGAWEILAAGHESHSVSKEDGGKHKTTSLDLGTTIRSLRRSKHADEIELMKVCMKAGAAGQKRAREVIGEGVTEFEMYRQVQEAALAAAGRPGLVYGDFRACTTKNPKQGGLPTDYKLQSGDLFVLDYSVVLCGYRSDFTNTLAVTIPTDEQSKFFELCSAGMKAGEEMLKAGVKCADVYKAVKQPYLDAGKGDIFTHHAGHGLGLGHPEAPILVPESTDTLQAGDVVTLEPGAYEEGVGGMRIEHNYLITETGYERLSDHEISLT, encoded by the coding sequence ATGCTGACCGAAGAAGGCTGCAAGAAACGCCGTTCGCTGCTCTGGTCCCAAGTTCCCGATCATCTGGAATGGCTGCTCATTGCCGATCCCCGGCACGTGCAGTATCTGTCGAACTTCATGGTTCAGCCGCTTAGTTTCTCACTGGGCGAGCGATGCCTTCTTTTGCTCGAACGCGACGGCGAGAAGGCGACTCTGCTGGGCGATAACTTCTCAATTCGATCGGCTTCCGCTCAGGCGTTTGTCGACGAAGAAGTCGTCGAAGGCTGGTACGATCACAAGCATTCGGTCATCAATCGAGACCACGCCCTGTTTAACGCGGTGAAAACCGTGGCTGAGCGACTGCTGGGCAAACCCGGTTCGGTCGAAGCGGAATGGCTGCCCGTGGGGGCATGGGAAATTCTGGCCGCCGGTCACGAATCGCATTCGGTCTCGAAAGAAGACGGCGGCAAGCACAAAACCACGTCGCTCGATCTCGGAACGACCATCCGCTCTCTGCGTCGCAGTAAGCACGCCGACGAAATCGAACTGATGAAGGTCTGCATGAAAGCCGGCGCCGCCGGTCAGAAGCGGGCTCGCGAGGTCATCGGCGAAGGTGTCACCGAGTTCGAGATGTATCGCCAGGTTCAGGAGGCCGCTTTGGCTGCTGCTGGTCGACCGGGACTCGTTTACGGCGACTTCCGCGCCTGCACCACGAAGAATCCGAAACAGGGCGGACTGCCGACTGATTACAAACTGCAGTCCGGTGACCTGTTCGTGCTCGACTACTCGGTTGTCCTCTGTGGCTATCGCAGCGACTTCACCAACACGCTGGCGGTGACGATTCCGACTGACGAGCAAAGCAAGTTCTTCGAGCTCTGCTCGGCCGGGATGAAGGCCGGGGAAGAAATGCTCAAAGCCGGTGTGAAGTGCGCCGACGTTTACAAAGCCGTCAAGCAGCCGTATCTCGATGCCGGCAAGGGCGACATCTTCACTCATCACGCCGGTCACGGCCTCGGGCTCGGGCATCCTGAAGCCCCGATCCTCGTTCCGGAAAGCACCGACACGCTGCAGGCTGGCGACGTTGTCACGCTGGAACCGGGGGCGTACGAAGAAGGTGTCGGCGGTATGCGGATCGAACACAACTATCTGATCACCGAAACCGGTTACGAACGGTTGAGTGATCATGAAATCTCCCTGACCTGA
- a CDS encoding aminotransferase class I/II-fold pyridoxal phosphate-dependent enzyme, which produces MAEPFSEFVQRQLATIQTEGLLRKRRLVEPLGEGRCRLNGRELWDFSSNDYHGLANHREVIAAACESTRTHGLGARASVLISGWTPAHQALRDQLATFEAVEDVLLCSSGYAACQGAIAALVKPGDLVFCDRLNHACLIDGCRLSGGSLRVFRHSELDALERQLQKFQSHQGRRWIVTETVFGMDGVLAPLARLVELAEQYDATIICDEAHATGVYGSTGQGAVTELRESGHCDADLINRRIAVRVGTLSKSLGSQGGFVAGSAALIQLLWNTARPLMFSTGLSVAACGGAAAAIRILQDDPDRCSRLRKSSVEFRQTLRDAGLTLLGDSDSPIVSVVLEDPDRTMNWASELEVAGFLVGAIRPPTVPHNTARLRISLSSVHSPDVLNELTQVLLKLHETSHV; this is translated from the coding sequence GTGGCCGAACCCTTTTCCGAATTTGTCCAACGTCAGCTGGCGACAATCCAAACCGAAGGATTGCTGCGGAAACGTCGGCTGGTCGAACCACTTGGTGAAGGGCGCTGCCGACTGAATGGTCGCGAACTCTGGGACTTTTCCAGCAACGACTATCACGGCCTGGCCAACCATCGCGAAGTGATTGCCGCGGCGTGTGAGTCGACTCGCACGCACGGTCTTGGAGCCCGTGCCAGCGTGTTGATTTCCGGATGGACGCCGGCTCATCAGGCCCTTCGCGATCAACTGGCCACCTTCGAAGCGGTCGAAGATGTCCTGCTCTGTTCGTCGGGTTACGCGGCCTGTCAGGGAGCGATTGCCGCTCTGGTCAAACCGGGCGATCTCGTCTTCTGCGATCGGCTCAACCACGCCTGTTTGATCGATGGCTGCCGGCTCTCGGGGGGATCGCTGCGGGTGTTTCGGCACTCGGAACTCGATGCCCTCGAACGGCAGCTGCAGAAGTTTCAGTCACACCAGGGACGACGCTGGATCGTTACCGAGACGGTCTTCGGTATGGACGGCGTTCTGGCTCCGCTGGCTCGGCTCGTTGAACTGGCGGAGCAGTACGACGCCACAATCATCTGCGACGAAGCCCACGCGACCGGCGTGTATGGCTCGACCGGACAGGGAGCGGTGACGGAGCTTCGGGAGTCGGGCCATTGCGACGCCGATCTGATCAACCGTCGAATCGCTGTGCGAGTCGGCACACTCAGCAAGTCGCTCGGGTCCCAGGGAGGATTCGTCGCCGGTTCCGCCGCCCTCATTCAGCTGCTGTGGAATACCGCCCGGCCGCTGATGTTCTCGACCGGATTGTCCGTTGCCGCCTGTGGAGGCGCTGCGGCGGCCATTCGAATCCTTCAGGACGATCCCGACCGCTGCAGTCGCCTGCGTAAAAGCTCAGTCGAGTTCAGACAGACTCTCAGAGATGCCGGCCTCACGCTTCTGGGCGATTCCGATTCTCCTATTGTTTCGGTTGTTCTGGAAGATCCTGACCGCACAATGAACTGGGCCAGCGAACTGGAAGTCGCCGGATTTCTTGTTGGAGCGATTCGCCCTCCAACTGTCCCTCACAACACCGCCCGACTGCGCATCTCACTCAGCTCGGTTCACTCGCCGGATGTGCTGAATGAACTGACGCAGGTCCTGTTGAAACTTCACGAAACATCGCACGTATGA
- a CDS encoding alpha/beta fold hydrolase, with amino-acid sequence MTDNQTSLTDQDVHPAISKAGLADEYPFASRFLQTEFGNIHYIDEGQGPVLLFVHGNPTWSFAWRNLIKQLSPEYRCVAIDHLGCGLSDKPQLRAYHLSQHVDRLQKLIESLQLRNITLIAHDWGGAIGCGAAGRTPDQFSRLVLMNTAAFRSKRIPLRIAVCRTPLLGTVGVRGLNLFAGAAVRMAVNEASPLPERIKKGYLLPYESWNDRIAVDKFVKDIPLRPTHPSYRALVEIEENLERLKGKPMLLPWGMKDWCFTPHFLREFQTRFPSAQAVEFPTAGHYLFEERPDDLTAAIRQFLDQNS; translated from the coding sequence ATGACTGACAACCAAACGTCTCTCACCGATCAGGATGTCCATCCTGCAATCAGCAAAGCCGGACTGGCCGACGAATATCCGTTCGCCTCGCGGTTTCTGCAAACGGAATTCGGGAACATCCACTACATCGACGAAGGGCAGGGACCGGTTCTGCTGTTCGTGCATGGCAACCCGACGTGGAGTTTCGCCTGGCGGAATCTGATCAAGCAGCTGTCGCCGGAATATCGCTGCGTCGCGATTGATCATCTCGGCTGTGGACTGTCGGACAAGCCGCAGCTTCGAGCCTATCACCTCAGTCAGCACGTCGATCGTCTGCAGAAGCTCATTGAATCGCTGCAGTTACGGAACATCACGTTGATCGCTCATGACTGGGGAGGAGCGATTGGCTGCGGGGCTGCTGGTCGGACGCCGGATCAGTTCTCGCGACTCGTGCTCATGAATACGGCGGCCTTCCGATCCAAACGGATTCCGCTTCGCATCGCTGTCTGTCGCACGCCGCTGCTTGGTACGGTTGGCGTTCGCGGGCTGAATCTCTTTGCGGGAGCCGCCGTCCGAATGGCGGTTAACGAAGCATCACCATTGCCGGAGCGGATCAAGAAGGGCTACCTGCTGCCGTACGAATCGTGGAACGATCGGATTGCCGTCGACAAATTCGTGAAGGACATCCCACTCCGTCCGACGCATCCGAGTTACCGGGCTCTTGTCGAGATCGAAGAGAATCTAGAGCGTCTCAAGGGGAAGCCGATGCTGCTGCCCTGGGGCATGAAGGACTGGTGCTTCACGCCCCATTTTCTCCGGGAGTTCCAGACACGCTTCCCATCCGCGCAGGCGGTTGAATTTCCGACAGCTGGACACTATCTGTTCGAAGAGCGTCCCGACGATCTCACTGCGGCGATTCGGCAGTTTCTCGATCAGAACTCATAA